The Pedobacter roseus genome contains a region encoding:
- the coaD gene encoding pantetheine-phosphate adenylyltransferase — translation MKIALFPGSFDPITIAHVNILQRATPLFDKIVVGIGLNSSKQNFLSAEQRLQILQTVFKGYENIEIQTYEGLTVDFCRKINAKYMVRGIRSAADFEYERAIAQINQTMMPEVETILLLSKPEYSAISSTIVRDILRNHGDVSPFVPKEALGFL, via the coding sequence ATGAAGATAGCGCTATTTCCAGGCTCATTTGATCCGATCACCATCGCCCACGTAAATATTCTGCAACGTGCCACCCCACTTTTCGACAAAATTGTAGTGGGTATAGGCTTAAACAGTTCCAAACAGAATTTTTTAAGTGCCGAGCAGCGCCTTCAGATCTTACAAACCGTTTTTAAAGGTTATGAGAACATCGAAATTCAAACTTACGAAGGTTTAACTGTCGATTTCTGCCGAAAAATAAATGCCAAATATATGGTGCGGGGCATTCGCTCTGCTGCTGATTTCGAATACGAAAGGGCCATTGCGCAGATCAATCAAACCATGATGCCAGAAGTAGAAACCATCCTGCTCTTAAGTAAACCCGAATACTCTGCCATCAGCTCAACCATTGTTCGCGATATTTTAAGAAACCATGGCGATGTGAGCCCGTTTGTACCCAAAGAGGCACTTGGTTTTTTATAG
- the pyrE gene encoding orotate phosphoribosyltransferase: protein MYNKSDIELKVAEFLLQIKAIKLQPNNPFTWASGWKSPIYCDNRITLSHPQVRTYIRQKLAQAIQEEFGSVDVIAGVATAGIPQGVLVAQELGLPFIYVRAKAKEHGTGSLIEGEVVEGQRVVVIEDLISTGKSSLQAVEALRAAGLSVAGLAAIFTYGFEKADENFAAAKCRYLTLSNYAALIDYAAEHSIIAKSDMELLGKWRLNPSEWGQGQVLSPES, encoded by the coding sequence ATGTATAATAAAAGTGATATTGAATTAAAGGTAGCGGAATTTTTATTACAGATAAAAGCAATTAAATTACAGCCAAACAATCCCTTTACCTGGGCATCAGGCTGGAAATCGCCAATTTATTGCGACAATAGAATTACCCTTTCCCACCCTCAGGTTAGAACTTACATCCGTCAGAAATTGGCCCAGGCCATACAGGAAGAATTTGGTTCTGTAGATGTGATTGCAGGTGTTGCAACCGCTGGTATTCCACAGGGCGTTTTAGTAGCGCAGGAACTAGGTTTACCTTTTATCTACGTAAGAGCTAAAGCCAAAGAACATGGCACCGGAAGTTTAATAGAAGGCGAAGTAGTAGAAGGTCAACGTGTAGTGGTAATCGAAGATTTAATCTCTACCGGAAAAAGCAGTTTACAGGCTGTTGAAGCTTTAAGGGCTGCAGGTTTATCAGTAGCGGGTTTAGCTGCAATTTTCACCTATGGTTTCGAAAAAGCAGACGAAAATTTTGCCGCTGCAAAATGCCGTTACCTTACCTTATCAAATTATGCTGCTTTAATCGATTATGCTGCCGAGCACAGCATTATTGCCAAAAGCGATATGGAGTTATTAGGTAAATGGCGCTTAAATCCTTCAGAATGGGGACAAGGACAGGTTTTGAGTCCGGAATCTTAA
- the nudK gene encoding GDP-mannose pyrophosphatase NudK, with amino-acid sequence MKNINILDTQILSDNWYTLKKVSFEMTGIDGVRSVLDREAYDRGNGATILLYNKESKTVVLTRQFRMPTFINGNKTGYLIECCAGLLDQDNAEDCIRRETEEETGFRIGQVEKVFEAYMSPGSVTELLYFFVAAYTHDMKIHDGGGLQEENEDIEVLELPFEKALEMVISGEIKDGKTIMLLQYARLKGLML; translated from the coding sequence ATGAAAAATATTAATATTCTCGATACTCAAATTTTATCCGATAACTGGTACACGCTCAAAAAAGTAAGTTTTGAAATGACCGGGATTGATGGTGTTAGATCTGTTTTAGATCGAGAAGCTTATGATAGGGGGAATGGTGCCACCATTTTATTGTATAATAAAGAATCTAAAACGGTTGTACTTACCCGCCAGTTCAGGATGCCTACATTTATTAATGGAAACAAAACCGGTTACCTGATTGAGTGCTGTGCCGGCCTGTTGGACCAGGATAATGCGGAAGATTGCATCAGAAGAGAAACTGAAGAAGAAACCGGATTTAGAATTGGTCAGGTAGAAAAAGTTTTCGAAGCTTATATGTCGCCAGGCTCGGTTACCGAGCTCTTGTACTTTTTTGTGGCAGCATATACACATGATATGAAAATACATGATGGAGGTGGGCTGCAGGAAGAAAATGAAGATATAGAAGTATTAGAATTGCCTTTCGAAAAGGCATTGGAGATGGTTATCTCCGGTGAGATAAAGGATGGAAAAACAATTATGCTGCTGCAGTATGCCCGGTTAAAAGGGCTGATGTTATAG
- a CDS encoding SRPBCC family protein produces the protein MTVIESTVEVNKPVAEVYAFLSNMNNHQQLMPENIYNWESTEDDARFTIQNMAKLAIKISNRVENQEITAIPSEKAPFDVELKWTVADNGNGTTTAKHIISADLNMMMKMLASGPLQKLADHQTEKLKEILG, from the coding sequence ATGACTGTTATTGAAAGCACAGTAGAAGTTAATAAACCCGTTGCCGAGGTTTATGCTTTTCTATCCAATATGAACAATCATCAGCAACTGATGCCAGAAAACATTTACAACTGGGAATCAACTGAAGATGATGCACGGTTTACCATTCAGAATATGGCGAAATTGGCCATTAAGATTTCTAACCGTGTAGAAAACCAGGAAATAACAGCAATTCCGAGTGAGAAAGCACCTTTTGATGTAGAATTAAAATGGACGGTTGCAGATAACGGAAATGGAACTACCACTGCAAAACATATCATCTCAGCAGATTTAAACATGATGATGAAAATGCTGGCATCTGGTCCTTTGCAAAAACTGGCCGATCATCAGACAGAAAAACTGAAAGAAATCTTAGGTTAA
- a CDS encoding NAD(P)-dependent alcohol dehydrogenase: MIATKGYAAQNAETDLAPWNFERREVGPHDVQFEILFCGVCHSDLHQIKNDWFPGIFPMVPGHEIVGRVIKVGDHVKKFKVGDLAGTGCMVDSCQVCENCKQDLEQYCLEGNTQTYNGLERDGKTPTYGGYSDSIVVREEFVLHVSDKLNLAAVAPLLCAGITTYSPLRHWKVGKGHKLAVLGLGGLGHMAVKFGVAFGAEVTVLSTSPKKEEDAKKLGAHHFVVTTDPEQIKAAKGTFDFILDTVSAEHDFNMYLSLLRTNGTHICVGVPPKPAEIAAFSLLGGRKSLAGSGIGGIAETQEMLDFCAENNIVSDIEMIDMKDIHTAYDRMQKGDVRYRFVIDMATL, from the coding sequence ATGATAGCAACAAAAGGATATGCGGCACAAAATGCCGAAACAGATCTTGCACCCTGGAATTTTGAGCGCCGGGAAGTAGGACCTCATGATGTGCAGTTCGAAATACTTTTCTGTGGGGTTTGCCACTCAGATCTGCACCAGATTAAAAACGATTGGTTCCCGGGGATATTCCCAATGGTTCCAGGACATGAAATTGTGGGCAGGGTGATTAAAGTTGGCGACCATGTTAAGAAATTTAAGGTGGGCGATCTTGCCGGTACAGGTTGTATGGTAGATTCGTGCCAGGTTTGCGAAAACTGTAAGCAGGATCTCGAACAATATTGTTTAGAAGGCAACACACAAACTTATAATGGTTTAGAAAGAGATGGGAAAACACCAACTTATGGTGGTTATTCTGACTCGATTGTGGTGCGTGAAGAATTTGTATTACACGTATCTGATAAATTAAACCTTGCTGCAGTAGCACCGCTTTTATGTGCAGGGATTACTACTTATTCGCCATTAAGACACTGGAAAGTAGGAAAAGGACATAAATTAGCTGTATTGGGTTTAGGTGGTTTGGGCCACATGGCTGTTAAATTTGGTGTAGCTTTTGGTGCTGAAGTAACAGTATTGAGTACTTCGCCTAAAAAAGAAGAAGATGCTAAAAAATTAGGTGCACACCATTTTGTGGTAACTACCGATCCTGAGCAGATTAAAGCAGCTAAAGGTACATTCGATTTTATTTTGGATACCGTATCTGCTGAACATGATTTTAACATGTACCTTTCTTTATTAAGAACAAATGGTACGCATATCTGTGTGGGTGTTCCACCAAAACCAGCAGAAATTGCAGCTTTCAGCTTATTGGGTGGCAGAAAAAGTTTAGCCGGATCGGGTATTGGCGGTATTGCCGAAACTCAGGAAATGCTGGATTTCTGTGCAGAAAACAACATCGTTTCAGATATCGAAATGATTGATATGAAAGATATTCACACGGCCTACGATAGGATGCAAAAAGGCGATGTACGTTACAGGTTTGTAATTGATATGGCTACATTGTAG
- the rsmD gene encoding 16S rRNA (guanine(966)-N(2))-methyltransferase RsmD — protein sequence MRIIGGKLKGIRLQPPANLPVRPTTDMAKEALFNILNNKYDFETCTVLDLFCGTGNLTFEFASRGAESILAIDMDYGCVNWVKNTVKQHQFDQIDVRKGDVFKLLKQMTGSYDLIFADPPYNMPNIPQIPVMVKEQQLLKPDGLLIVEHQSNMKLNSQPGYTETRKYGNSSFSFFEL from the coding sequence ATGCGGATAATTGGTGGCAAATTAAAGGGCATCCGTTTGCAGCCTCCTGCAAATTTACCCGTACGCCCTACTACAGATATGGCGAAAGAAGCGCTTTTCAACATCCTGAACAACAAATACGATTTCGAAACCTGTACCGTACTCGATTTATTCTGTGGTACCGGAAACCTTACCTTCGAATTTGCCTCACGCGGTGCAGAAAGTATTTTAGCTATTGATATGGATTATGGTTGCGTAAACTGGGTGAAAAATACCGTCAAACAGCATCAGTTCGATCAGATTGATGTACGCAAAGGAGATGTTTTTAAGCTATTAAAGCAAATGACCGGCAGTTACGACCTGATTTTTGCCGACCCACCCTACAATATGCCCAATATCCCACAGATTCCGGTGATGGTTAAAGAACAGCAATTGCTCAAGCCAGATGGTTTATTAATTGTAGAACACCAGAGTAACATGAAACTAAACAGTCAGCCCGGTTACACCGAAACCAGGAAATATGGCAATTCTTCTTTTAGCTTTTTTGAGTTGTAA
- a CDS encoding DUF3822 family protein — protein MSNNSLLLVDPNFNTDASANCHLLLKITNDSFSYAVVSKDTEEINIIFDKQGCEDVQKDLKSAFETDNYLSLNYGAVKAAIHTSNFIFIPNEWFDDENLAVYAQYLGSDAKVYTKHNKELGFNTVFCLNDEVKANLPQETDLFPQSEPLVALFSHLADESLLIDFTAVSFNVLYTKNKNVVFQNHYESETAEEFNYFLLLMIEQLGLNDTVPVYIQGIINEDDEHYNCLLKYFNQLYFFFPTRKQNSELLADMPKHYFSGLLALDLCG, from the coding sequence ATGAGTAACAATAGTCTCTTATTGGTTGATCCAAACTTTAACACAGATGCATCTGCAAACTGCCATTTATTGTTAAAAATAACGAATGACAGCTTTTCTTATGCCGTGGTAAGTAAAGATACCGAGGAGATTAACATCATTTTTGATAAACAGGGTTGTGAAGATGTGCAGAAGGATTTAAAATCTGCTTTTGAAACGGATAACTATCTTTCTTTAAATTACGGAGCGGTAAAAGCAGCAATACATACCTCCAATTTCATTTTTATCCCGAATGAGTGGTTTGATGATGAAAATTTAGCTGTTTATGCTCAATACCTCGGCTCGGATGCTAAAGTTTATACTAAACACAATAAAGAGCTTGGTTTTAATACCGTTTTTTGCTTAAATGATGAGGTAAAAGCAAATTTACCACAGGAAACCGATTTATTTCCACAATCAGAACCACTGGTGGCTTTATTTAGTCATTTAGCCGACGAATCTTTACTGATCGATTTTACAGCAGTATCGTTCAATGTACTGTATACCAAAAATAAAAATGTCGTATTTCAGAACCACTATGAATCAGAAACTGCCGAAGAGTTTAATTACTTCCTGTTGCTGATGATCGAACAATTAGGTTTAAATGATACCGTTCCTGTTTATATACAAGGTATTATTAACGAAGATGATGAACATTACAATTGCCTTTTAAAATATTTCAATCAACTTTATTTCTTCTTCCCTACCAGGAAACAGAATAGTGAATTATTGGCCGATATGCCTAAACATTATTTCAGCGGCCTGCTTGCTTTAGATTTATGCGGATAA
- a CDS encoding RNA polymerase sigma factor — translation MKETENIFLNLINQHKAIIHKISKMYMKDAEEQRDLFQEIVLQLWKAYPSFKGNSKFTTWMYRVCLNTALIYFKKDNRKVDKAPLDDHIDVMDVNENEGKEEKLAYLYAAVQELNAIEKALIFLFLENQSHRDIAENLGISEVNARVKLNRTKEKLQFIIKKNGYEF, via the coding sequence ATGAAAGAAACAGAAAACATATTTCTCAACTTGATCAACCAGCATAAAGCCATTATACATAAAATTTCCAAAATGTATATGAAAGATGCGGAAGAACAACGTGATCTGTTTCAGGAAATTGTACTGCAACTATGGAAAGCCTACCCTTCTTTTAAAGGAAACAGCAAGTTTACCACATGGATGTACCGCGTGTGCCTCAATACAGCCTTAATCTATTTCAAAAAAGACAATAGAAAAGTCGACAAAGCGCCTTTGGATGATCATATCGATGTAATGGATGTAAATGAAAACGAAGGAAAAGAAGAAAAGCTGGCCTATTTATACGCTGCTGTACAAGAATTAAATGCAATTGAAAAAGCATTGATCTTCCTTTTTCTCGAAAATCAATCCCATCGTGATATTGCCGAAAACCTGGGAATAAGTGAGGTTAATGCACGTGTAAAGCTTAACAGGACAAAAGAAAAATTACAGTTCATCATAAAGAAAAACGGTTATGAATTTTGA
- a CDS encoding putative sensor domain DACNV-containing protein — MSYKPTYKAANTIAATIEQHFVKLHKNAIAQGEIDLATQPDRKIIEAIIDVAFWSSLRKEEGHSPRISIAFLPPAQTSKPLVFAKRLPLNANTLTKIAPGIERSGIHLGVWEEDGELYIWGTTLNIPNFCFVVDVSEPGLIVIKHRRIYGIGKFTNVAVLKGEQIRIVDDRSCTNKDCPPILQALLDLTVLASWNDPINILIQFSVSMRAHGRGGALLIVPKGDTKWEESIIHPIQYLVEPPFCGLSNLAKQNGNQSEIFSQGAVRREVEHLAGLTAVDGATIINEEFDLIAFGAKIGRAKGKPTVEQIAFSEPIVGGEDKILYPGQLGGTRHFSVAQFVNDQPQSIGLVASQDGHFTIFSYSKKQNMVMAHRIETLLL, encoded by the coding sequence ATGAGTTACAAGCCTACCTATAAAGCTGCAAACACCATTGCGGCAACTATTGAGCAACATTTTGTTAAACTACACAAAAATGCAATTGCACAGGGTGAGATAGATTTGGCTACTCAGCCCGATAGGAAAATTATTGAAGCGATTATAGATGTTGCTTTTTGGAGCAGTCTGCGTAAGGAGGAAGGGCATTCACCGAGGATTTCGATTGCGTTTTTACCACCCGCACAAACTTCTAAACCTTTGGTTTTTGCAAAGAGACTACCGCTGAATGCTAATACCTTAACTAAAATAGCCCCTGGAATCGAACGCTCTGGAATTCACTTGGGTGTTTGGGAAGAGGATGGTGAACTTTATATCTGGGGCACAACTTTAAATATTCCCAATTTCTGCTTTGTGGTGGATGTTTCTGAACCCGGCTTAATCGTGATTAAACACCGCCGGATTTACGGCATCGGTAAATTTACCAATGTGGCTGTGTTAAAAGGCGAGCAAATCCGTATTGTTGATGATAGAAGCTGTACCAATAAGGATTGTCCGCCGATTTTACAGGCCTTGCTGGATTTAACCGTATTAGCGAGCTGGAACGATCCGATCAATATCCTGATCCAGTTTTCGGTTTCGATGCGTGCGCACGGCAGGGGTGGGGCATTATTGATTGTGCCGAAAGGAGATACAAAATGGGAGGAATCCATTATCCACCCGATACAATATTTGGTAGAACCTCCATTTTGTGGACTGTCAAACCTGGCGAAGCAGAACGGAAATCAGAGCGAAATTTTCTCGCAGGGTGCTGTTCGTCGCGAGGTTGAGCATTTGGCGGGTTTAACCGCGGTTGATGGTGCAACAATCATCAACGAAGAATTTGATCTGATTGCATTTGGTGCCAAAATCGGTCGTGCTAAAGGGAAACCTACCGTAGAGCAGATTGCTTTTTCGGAGCCGATTGTTGGTGGAGAAGATAAGATTTTATACCCCGGACAGCTCGGCGGAACCAGGCATTTCTCAGTTGCCCAGTTCGTGAACGATCAACCGCAGTCTATTGGTTTGGTCGCCTCGCAGGATGGCCATTTTACCATTTTCAGCTATAGCAAGAAACAAAATATGGTAATGGCACATCGTATTGAAACACTACTCTTATAA
- a CDS encoding NUDIX hydrolase codes for MPRNYRIYINDNTLFISDFLPEQKEKIQQLEFQDFNLQTFYKKLKNGSKKSYIFLTKNPKETFQKLKKDCTIIKAAGGLVESANGNYLFIFRNKKWDLPKGKLEDGEKMKETAVREVEEECGIRVFKREEKLCKTYHVYPIGTKMVIKKTNWYKMKVKGEPKLVPQKEEGIDEAVWLDKNHISPVVKNTFPSIMDVLRAGGIL; via the coding sequence ATGCCAAGAAATTATAGAATTTATATCAACGATAACACTTTGTTTATCTCCGATTTTTTACCTGAACAGAAAGAGAAAATCCAGCAGCTTGAATTTCAGGATTTTAATCTGCAAACGTTCTACAAGAAATTAAAAAACGGATCTAAAAAGAGCTATATTTTCTTGACAAAAAATCCAAAAGAAACCTTTCAGAAATTAAAGAAAGACTGTACCATTATTAAAGCTGCAGGCGGTTTGGTAGAAAGTGCAAATGGCAATTACCTTTTTATTTTCAGAAACAAAAAATGGGATTTGCCAAAAGGAAAGCTTGAAGATGGGGAGAAAATGAAGGAAACCGCTGTTCGTGAGGTAGAGGAAGAATGCGGAATCAGGGTTTTTAAGCGCGAAGAAAAGCTCTGCAAAACCTATCATGTGTATCCCATAGGAACCAAAATGGTGATTAAGAAAACCAATTGGTACAAAATGAAGGTTAAAGGCGAACCTAAATTGGTCCCTCAAAAAGAAGAAGGTATTGACGAAGCGGTTTGGTTGGATAAAAACCATATTTCGCCAGTGGTTAAAAATACTTTTCCATCTATTATGGATGTATTGAGGGCCGGTGGGATTTTGTAG
- a CDS encoding DeoR/GlpR family DNA-binding transcription regulator — MTFQKRANKILELLEAFGEVEIRQFAAEIDVSEVTVRRDLTAMAAKGLLYRTHGGAMKLSELIKPVSFVNKAAVNVKAKDAICKRVAEDIIDGDVIFIDCGSTAFRLCQFIKNKKIKVITNSLPVVNELQNSPITINLIGGEVDASRQAVHGTMAQEHIARYHASKAFLGVDGITGEGLYAGSEHEASNTLAMASQSDCVYMLCDASKIGKTSYLKFNDLSLVNILVTDYNGPEVTEFGAKRISVFSVTV; from the coding sequence ATGACATTTCAAAAAAGAGCGAATAAAATCCTCGAACTGTTAGAAGCGTTTGGCGAAGTTGAGATCAGGCAATTCGCAGCTGAAATTGATGTATCTGAAGTTACCGTAAGAAGAGACCTGACTGCTATGGCGGCTAAAGGACTGCTCTACCGTACCCACGGCGGGGCAATGAAACTAAGTGAACTAATCAAGCCGGTTTCATTTGTTAATAAAGCTGCAGTTAATGTAAAAGCAAAAGATGCGATCTGCAAAAGAGTTGCCGAAGACATTATTGATGGCGATGTTATATTTATAGATTGTGGAAGCACGGCCTTTAGGTTATGCCAGTTTATCAAAAACAAAAAAATAAAGGTCATCACCAATTCGCTACCCGTAGTAAATGAGCTGCAGAATAGCCCGATAACCATTAATCTTATAGGAGGGGAAGTTGATGCAAGCAGACAAGCAGTTCATGGAACAATGGCACAGGAGCATATTGCCAGATACCATGCTTCGAAAGCTTTTTTAGGTGTAGATGGGATCACTGGCGAGGGATTATATGCGGGCAGTGAGCACGAAGCTTCGAATACGTTAGCTATGGCATCGCAAAGCGATTGCGTTTACATGCTTTGCGATGCCAGCAAAATAGGAAAAACCTCTTATTTAAAATTTAATGATTTATCGCTCGTAAATATTCTAGTTACCGATTACAATGGGCCTGAAGTAACAGAATTCGGGGCGAAACGGATATCCGTGTTTTCGGTAACTGTTTAG